One Engystomops pustulosus chromosome 7, aEngPut4.maternal, whole genome shotgun sequence DNA window includes the following coding sequences:
- the PHLPP2 gene encoding PH domain leucine-rich repeat-containing protein phosphatase 2 isoform X2 → MKRSGSKNCLSQKCCLGSREKEWLREDPSRGCIYVYGTDQTSSLYDLHVVLCTVDTTASEILLSEGTESLYVQLNGDLVRRLETQERPLHMIYKYLSDLGFRDTTRIQEEAAHSDLSCMIRFYNEKPSSLEQSDRILLSGVYNVRKGKTQLHKWAERMVVLCGTSLIVSSVKDCQTGKMHILSLVGGKVEEVKRRPHCLAFYSAEAQASTYHVSFDSAAEYQRWLRQATKVVSQRLSTVDLSCQSLEEIPEHLFYCRDITNLNLRHNFLQLHSEAGVTSLCRFSQLKVLNLSQNKLGDFPQELCEITTLTELNVSCNGLTLLPPQIGQMLSLQTLNLDGNYLTSLPEELGCLQQLSNLSLSFNNLNHVPPVFEKLCSVDKLYMAGNRIESLNLQTLNNMTHVKSIDLRMNDLTQVIGTLEGDDNIIQLDVRDNQLTTLDLRCLRNLEQLHCERNHLKELSLCGFSLRAVYASANRLSVVNAYMTPSQLVSLDLSRNCLISVPDWVCEAKKLEALDLSWNLLTELPLRVMGCPKLRQLLLGHNQLRNLPCPTDCILLESLNIQHNQLRHLPDFLFSVALNLRFLNVSANALESLPSMCSGEENGTRLQVLYLTNNQLTDQYVPFLTIHANLRILHMAYNQLETFPASKLNKLELLEELNLSGNRLKSIPSTVSNLKHLHTLIAHSNCISVFPEIFHLPHIQLVDLSCNNLMEIPAPDTLPPALQEMDLKGNSDLVLDHQLHDILSHIPNLKIDSKSLPNAEMTVPSFPWNYGLAEMSGQRNKLCVSSLAVSDFAEGVEALFGMFDGDKNEEVPRLLQCTMGDVLLEEVQQSNCDRTFMCHTFLVSHRKLGTAGQKLGSSALLCYIGHTAPEHSNNFSLTVANVGTSQMVLCRNGQPLVLSRMFSIEHCREDLLRIKEQKAIITEDNKVNGVTCCTRMLGCTYLHPWVLPEPHITKLPLTVQDEMLILGNKALWEYVPVAEAVQAIRHLPDPLSAAKRLCTLAQSYGCPDNVAALVVCLNIGEDTCTCEMHTLTLPSPSGLTSTGATKESPDSVTPSSSSGIASEFSSEMSVSEVSSEVGSTASDEHAVTGLDGSLILRPDRRCSLHPVPSASTFQRQPSCATFSSNQSENGLDSDDDLQAEGLNTGSRVEVEVDIHCSRQHSPEPSALGMFQGLEEDCSEISVQILQQNTINHNPSSSQEKDDLPSSSSGPSLYRKKHSNGSVVPLEEILNLIEVASDAPKKKTGYFSAPSQLEPEDHFIVPPHLENEVRQQLNDLESGAEDRASTHEEFDTAL, encoded by the exons ATGAAACGTAGTGGGAGTAAAAATTGCCTGAGTCAAAAGTGCTGTCTGGGGTCCAGAGAGAAAGAGTGGCTAAGAGAAGACCCCAGCAGAGGATGTATTTATGTCTATGGGACGGACCAGACTTCCTCCCTTTATGATCTGCATGTGGTGCTCTGCACTGTGGACACAACTGCCTCTGAGATCCTGCTGAGCGAAGGGACCGAGAGCCTATACGTGCAGCTCAATGGGGACCTAGTCAG GAGGTTAGAAACTCAAGAGCGACCTCTTCACATGATATACAAGTACCTGTCCGATCTGGGATTTCGGGACACTACTCGGATCCAGGAGGAGGCTGCCCACTCTGATCTTAGCTGCATGATTCGCTTTTATAATG AGAAACCAAGTTCTTTGGAGCAGTCAGATCGCATTTTGCTGTCTGGGGTGTATAACGTTCGCAAGGGAAAAACCCAGCTGCACAAGTGGGCCGAAAGAATGGTGGTTCTGTGTGGTACCAGCCTGATAGTATCATCGGTGAAGGACTGTCAGACAGGAAAGATGCACATTCTGTCCCTTGTAGGGGGCAAG GTAGAGGAGGTGAAGCGAAGACCACATTGCCTGGCCTTTTACTCTGCTGAAGCACAAGCTTCCACTTACCACGTCAGCTTTGATTCTGCAGCAGAGTACCAGAGGTGGCTCCGTCAGGCGACCAAA GTCGTATCTCAAAGACTGAGCACTGTAGATCTCTCGTGTCAAAGCCTGGAGGAGATTCCTGAGCACCTCTTCTACTGTCGGGACATTACCAACCTGAATCTCCGTCACAACTTTCTGCAACTGCACAGTGAAGCCGGAGTGACCAGTCTATGCAG GTTTTCACAGCTGAAAGTTCTGAATCTGTCACAGAACAAGCTGGGAGATTTCCCCCAGGAGTTATGCGAGATCACCACCCTCACAGAGCTCAACGTGTCGTGCAATGGGCTGACGCTCCTACCTCCCCAAATTGGGCAGATGCTCAG CCTTCAGACACTAAACCTTGATGGGAACTACCTGACTTCATTACCAGAGGAACTTGGATGTCTTCAGCAGCTCTCCAACTTGAGTTTATCATTTAACAATCTAAACCATGTACCCCCTGTATTTGAGAAACTTTGTTCAGTGGACAAATTATACATGGCCGGGAACCGTATAGAGTCTTTAAATCTTCAGACTttaaataacatgacacatgtgaAGTCCATAGATCTAAG GATGAATGATCTTACACAAGTCATTGGCACTTTGGAGGGAGATGACAACATCATTCAGCTTGATGTGCGAGATAACCAGCTGACAACACTGGACCTCAGATGCTTGAGGAATCTAGAACAATTGCACTGTGAACGAAACCATCTAAAGGAGCTGTCTCTATGCGGCTTCTCACTCAGAGCAGTTTATGCTTCTGCAAACC gGTTGAGCGTGGTAAATGCATACATGACTCCTTCCCAGCTGGTTTCATTAGACCTTTCCAG GAACTGCTTGATATCAGTGCCAGATTGGGTTTGTGAAGCCAAAAAGTTGGAAGCTCTAGATCTCAGTTGGAACCTATTAACAGAGTTGCCATTGAG AGTAATGGGGTGCCCTAAGCTGAGACAGCTGCTTCTTGGACATAACCAGTTGAGGAACCTACCGTGCCCTACTGACTGCATCCTCCTCGAAAGTCTGAATATCCAGCACAATCAACTGAGGCATCTTCCTGACTTCCTTTTCTCTGTAGCTTTAAA TCTCAGGTTTCTTAATGTATCTGCAAATGCATTGGAGTCCCTACCATCGATGTGTAGTGGAGAGGAAAATGGAACTAGGCTGCAAGTACTGTACTTAACTAACAACCAACTAACTGATCAGTATGTCCCATTCTTGACCATACATGCGAACCTCAGAATTCTGCATATGGCTTATAACCAACTGGAAACCTTCCCAGCTAG CAAACTAAACAAACTGGAACTCTTGGAAGAGCTGAACCTAAGTGGAAATCGCCTGAAGTCCATCCCCAGCACCGTATCTAACCTCAAACATCTGCACACCCTCATCGCTCACTCCAACTGTATCAGCGTGTTTCCTGAGATTTTCCATCTGCCACATATTCAG CTGGTTGACTTGAGCTGTAACAATCTGATGGAAATCCCGGCGCCCGATACCCTGCCACCTGCCCTGCAAGAGATGGACTTGAAAGGGAACAGTGACCTGGTTCTGGATCATCAGCTCCATGACATTTTAAG TCACATTCCCAACCTGAAAATTGACAGCAAGTCGCTACCTAATGCAGAGATGACGGTGCCATCCTTTCCCTGGAATTATGGCTTGGCTGAAATGTCTGGGCAAAGAAACAA GCTCTGTGTATCGTCTCTAGCTGTTAGTGATTTTGCAGAAGGGGTGGAGGCTCTCTTCGGCATGTTTGATGGAGACAAGAATGAGGAGGTTCCACgtctcctgcagtgcaccatgggAGATGTGCTTCTTGAAGAAGTGCAGCAATCCAACTGTGATAGGACCTTCATGTGCCACACCTTCCTGGTGTCTCATAG GAAGCTGGGGACTGCAGGCCAGAAACTCGGTTCTTCTGCCCTCTTGTGCTATATTGGACACACTGCACCAGAGCACAGCAACAACTTCTCCTTGACTGTAGCCAACGTTGGAACTAGCCAAATGGTATTGTGTAGGAACGGACAGCCACTGGTTTTATCCCGCATGTTCAGCATTGAGCACTGCCGTGAAGATCTTCTGAGGATCAAGGAGCAAAAGGCGATTATCACAGAA GATAATAAAGTGAATGGAGTAACCTGCTGCACACGTATGCTTGGCTGTACATATCTACACCCATGGGTGCTTCCAGAACCTCATATCACAAAGTTACCACTTACAGTGCAGGACGAGATGTTGATTCTAGGGAACAAAGCATTGTGGGAGTATGTGCCAGTGGCAGAAGCTGTACAAGCTATTCGTCACTTACCAGATCCACTTTCAGCTGCTAAAAGACTGTGCACTTTAGCACAAAGCTATGGTTGTCCGGATAATGTTGCTGCCCTAGTGGTCTGTCTTAATATTGGAGAGGATACCTGTACTTGTGAAATGCATACTCTGACTTTACCCAGTCCATCTGGCCTGACCTCCACAGGTGCCACAAAGGAATCACCAGATTCGGTGACTCCATCTTCTAGTAGTGGTATTGCCTCAGAGTTCAGTAGTGAGATGTCTGTGTCTGAGGTGAGTAGTGAGGTAGGTTCCACAGCTTCTGATGAACATGCTGTTACCGGATTAGATGGAAGCCTCATCCTTCGGCCAGATCGAAGATGCAGTCTCCATCCAGTTCCTTCAGCCAGCACTTTTCAGCGGCAACCATCATGTGCCACTTTctctagcaaccaatcagaaaATGGACTGGACAGTGATGATGATCTGCAGGCTGAGGGTCTCAATACTGGTAGCAGGGTGGAAGTAGAAGTGGATATTCACTGTAGTAGGCAGCACTCACCAGAACCTTCTGCCTTAGGCATGTTTCAGGGACTGGAGGAGGATTGCAGTGAAATTTCAGTGCAGATTCTGCAGCAAAACACCATCAATCATAACCCATCATCAAGCCAAGAAAAAGATGACCTGCCATCCTCATCCTCTGGGCCTTCTCTCTATAGGAAGAAACACTCCAACGGGTCTGTTGTGCCACTGGAAGAAATTCTTAACCTTATTGAGGTTGCTTCTGATGCTCCTAAGAAAAAAACTGGTTACTTTTCTGCACCTTCACAGCTGGAACCAGAGGATCACTTTATTGTTCCACCACATCTGGAGAATGAAGTTCGGCAACAGTTAAATGACTTAGAATCTGGAGCTGAAGATAGAGCTAGTACCCATGAAGAATTTGACACTGCTTTGTGA
- the PHLPP2 gene encoding PH domain leucine-rich repeat-containing protein phosphatase 2 isoform X1 — MDGQRPGPFLGPNGEGGPGPEPNRPNTSARGAAVRVLKRNMKRSGSKNCLSQKCCLGSREKEWLREDPSRGCIYVYGTDQTSSLYDLHVVLCTVDTTASEILLSEGTESLYVQLNGDLVRRLETQERPLHMIYKYLSDLGFRDTTRIQEEAAHSDLSCMIRFYNEKPSSLEQSDRILLSGVYNVRKGKTQLHKWAERMVVLCGTSLIVSSVKDCQTGKMHILSLVGGKVEEVKRRPHCLAFYSAEAQASTYHVSFDSAAEYQRWLRQATKVVSQRLSTVDLSCQSLEEIPEHLFYCRDITNLNLRHNFLQLHSEAGVTSLCRFSQLKVLNLSQNKLGDFPQELCEITTLTELNVSCNGLTLLPPQIGQMLSLQTLNLDGNYLTSLPEELGCLQQLSNLSLSFNNLNHVPPVFEKLCSVDKLYMAGNRIESLNLQTLNNMTHVKSIDLRMNDLTQVIGTLEGDDNIIQLDVRDNQLTTLDLRCLRNLEQLHCERNHLKELSLCGFSLRAVYASANRLSVVNAYMTPSQLVSLDLSRNCLISVPDWVCEAKKLEALDLSWNLLTELPLRVMGCPKLRQLLLGHNQLRNLPCPTDCILLESLNIQHNQLRHLPDFLFSVALNLRFLNVSANALESLPSMCSGEENGTRLQVLYLTNNQLTDQYVPFLTIHANLRILHMAYNQLETFPASKLNKLELLEELNLSGNRLKSIPSTVSNLKHLHTLIAHSNCISVFPEIFHLPHIQLVDLSCNNLMEIPAPDTLPPALQEMDLKGNSDLVLDHQLHDILSHIPNLKIDSKSLPNAEMTVPSFPWNYGLAEMSGQRNKLCVSSLAVSDFAEGVEALFGMFDGDKNEEVPRLLQCTMGDVLLEEVQQSNCDRTFMCHTFLVSHRKLGTAGQKLGSSALLCYIGHTAPEHSNNFSLTVANVGTSQMVLCRNGQPLVLSRMFSIEHCREDLLRIKEQKAIITEDNKVNGVTCCTRMLGCTYLHPWVLPEPHITKLPLTVQDEMLILGNKALWEYVPVAEAVQAIRHLPDPLSAAKRLCTLAQSYGCPDNVAALVVCLNIGEDTCTCEMHTLTLPSPSGLTSTGATKESPDSVTPSSSSGIASEFSSEMSVSEVSSEVGSTASDEHAVTGLDGSLILRPDRRCSLHPVPSASTFQRQPSCATFSSNQSENGLDSDDDLQAEGLNTGSRVEVEVDIHCSRQHSPEPSALGMFQGLEEDCSEISVQILQQNTINHNPSSSQEKDDLPSSSSGPSLYRKKHSNGSVVPLEEILNLIEVASDAPKKKTGYFSAPSQLEPEDHFIVPPHLENEVRQQLNDLESGAEDRASTHEEFDTAL; from the exons aggaaCATGAAACGTAGTGGGAGTAAAAATTGCCTGAGTCAAAAGTGCTGTCTGGGGTCCAGAGAGAAAGAGTGGCTAAGAGAAGACCCCAGCAGAGGATGTATTTATGTCTATGGGACGGACCAGACTTCCTCCCTTTATGATCTGCATGTGGTGCTCTGCACTGTGGACACAACTGCCTCTGAGATCCTGCTGAGCGAAGGGACCGAGAGCCTATACGTGCAGCTCAATGGGGACCTAGTCAG GAGGTTAGAAACTCAAGAGCGACCTCTTCACATGATATACAAGTACCTGTCCGATCTGGGATTTCGGGACACTACTCGGATCCAGGAGGAGGCTGCCCACTCTGATCTTAGCTGCATGATTCGCTTTTATAATG AGAAACCAAGTTCTTTGGAGCAGTCAGATCGCATTTTGCTGTCTGGGGTGTATAACGTTCGCAAGGGAAAAACCCAGCTGCACAAGTGGGCCGAAAGAATGGTGGTTCTGTGTGGTACCAGCCTGATAGTATCATCGGTGAAGGACTGTCAGACAGGAAAGATGCACATTCTGTCCCTTGTAGGGGGCAAG GTAGAGGAGGTGAAGCGAAGACCACATTGCCTGGCCTTTTACTCTGCTGAAGCACAAGCTTCCACTTACCACGTCAGCTTTGATTCTGCAGCAGAGTACCAGAGGTGGCTCCGTCAGGCGACCAAA GTCGTATCTCAAAGACTGAGCACTGTAGATCTCTCGTGTCAAAGCCTGGAGGAGATTCCTGAGCACCTCTTCTACTGTCGGGACATTACCAACCTGAATCTCCGTCACAACTTTCTGCAACTGCACAGTGAAGCCGGAGTGACCAGTCTATGCAG GTTTTCACAGCTGAAAGTTCTGAATCTGTCACAGAACAAGCTGGGAGATTTCCCCCAGGAGTTATGCGAGATCACCACCCTCACAGAGCTCAACGTGTCGTGCAATGGGCTGACGCTCCTACCTCCCCAAATTGGGCAGATGCTCAG CCTTCAGACACTAAACCTTGATGGGAACTACCTGACTTCATTACCAGAGGAACTTGGATGTCTTCAGCAGCTCTCCAACTTGAGTTTATCATTTAACAATCTAAACCATGTACCCCCTGTATTTGAGAAACTTTGTTCAGTGGACAAATTATACATGGCCGGGAACCGTATAGAGTCTTTAAATCTTCAGACTttaaataacatgacacatgtgaAGTCCATAGATCTAAG GATGAATGATCTTACACAAGTCATTGGCACTTTGGAGGGAGATGACAACATCATTCAGCTTGATGTGCGAGATAACCAGCTGACAACACTGGACCTCAGATGCTTGAGGAATCTAGAACAATTGCACTGTGAACGAAACCATCTAAAGGAGCTGTCTCTATGCGGCTTCTCACTCAGAGCAGTTTATGCTTCTGCAAACC gGTTGAGCGTGGTAAATGCATACATGACTCCTTCCCAGCTGGTTTCATTAGACCTTTCCAG GAACTGCTTGATATCAGTGCCAGATTGGGTTTGTGAAGCCAAAAAGTTGGAAGCTCTAGATCTCAGTTGGAACCTATTAACAGAGTTGCCATTGAG AGTAATGGGGTGCCCTAAGCTGAGACAGCTGCTTCTTGGACATAACCAGTTGAGGAACCTACCGTGCCCTACTGACTGCATCCTCCTCGAAAGTCTGAATATCCAGCACAATCAACTGAGGCATCTTCCTGACTTCCTTTTCTCTGTAGCTTTAAA TCTCAGGTTTCTTAATGTATCTGCAAATGCATTGGAGTCCCTACCATCGATGTGTAGTGGAGAGGAAAATGGAACTAGGCTGCAAGTACTGTACTTAACTAACAACCAACTAACTGATCAGTATGTCCCATTCTTGACCATACATGCGAACCTCAGAATTCTGCATATGGCTTATAACCAACTGGAAACCTTCCCAGCTAG CAAACTAAACAAACTGGAACTCTTGGAAGAGCTGAACCTAAGTGGAAATCGCCTGAAGTCCATCCCCAGCACCGTATCTAACCTCAAACATCTGCACACCCTCATCGCTCACTCCAACTGTATCAGCGTGTTTCCTGAGATTTTCCATCTGCCACATATTCAG CTGGTTGACTTGAGCTGTAACAATCTGATGGAAATCCCGGCGCCCGATACCCTGCCACCTGCCCTGCAAGAGATGGACTTGAAAGGGAACAGTGACCTGGTTCTGGATCATCAGCTCCATGACATTTTAAG TCACATTCCCAACCTGAAAATTGACAGCAAGTCGCTACCTAATGCAGAGATGACGGTGCCATCCTTTCCCTGGAATTATGGCTTGGCTGAAATGTCTGGGCAAAGAAACAA GCTCTGTGTATCGTCTCTAGCTGTTAGTGATTTTGCAGAAGGGGTGGAGGCTCTCTTCGGCATGTTTGATGGAGACAAGAATGAGGAGGTTCCACgtctcctgcagtgcaccatgggAGATGTGCTTCTTGAAGAAGTGCAGCAATCCAACTGTGATAGGACCTTCATGTGCCACACCTTCCTGGTGTCTCATAG GAAGCTGGGGACTGCAGGCCAGAAACTCGGTTCTTCTGCCCTCTTGTGCTATATTGGACACACTGCACCAGAGCACAGCAACAACTTCTCCTTGACTGTAGCCAACGTTGGAACTAGCCAAATGGTATTGTGTAGGAACGGACAGCCACTGGTTTTATCCCGCATGTTCAGCATTGAGCACTGCCGTGAAGATCTTCTGAGGATCAAGGAGCAAAAGGCGATTATCACAGAA GATAATAAAGTGAATGGAGTAACCTGCTGCACACGTATGCTTGGCTGTACATATCTACACCCATGGGTGCTTCCAGAACCTCATATCACAAAGTTACCACTTACAGTGCAGGACGAGATGTTGATTCTAGGGAACAAAGCATTGTGGGAGTATGTGCCAGTGGCAGAAGCTGTACAAGCTATTCGTCACTTACCAGATCCACTTTCAGCTGCTAAAAGACTGTGCACTTTAGCACAAAGCTATGGTTGTCCGGATAATGTTGCTGCCCTAGTGGTCTGTCTTAATATTGGAGAGGATACCTGTACTTGTGAAATGCATACTCTGACTTTACCCAGTCCATCTGGCCTGACCTCCACAGGTGCCACAAAGGAATCACCAGATTCGGTGACTCCATCTTCTAGTAGTGGTATTGCCTCAGAGTTCAGTAGTGAGATGTCTGTGTCTGAGGTGAGTAGTGAGGTAGGTTCCACAGCTTCTGATGAACATGCTGTTACCGGATTAGATGGAAGCCTCATCCTTCGGCCAGATCGAAGATGCAGTCTCCATCCAGTTCCTTCAGCCAGCACTTTTCAGCGGCAACCATCATGTGCCACTTTctctagcaaccaatcagaaaATGGACTGGACAGTGATGATGATCTGCAGGCTGAGGGTCTCAATACTGGTAGCAGGGTGGAAGTAGAAGTGGATATTCACTGTAGTAGGCAGCACTCACCAGAACCTTCTGCCTTAGGCATGTTTCAGGGACTGGAGGAGGATTGCAGTGAAATTTCAGTGCAGATTCTGCAGCAAAACACCATCAATCATAACCCATCATCAAGCCAAGAAAAAGATGACCTGCCATCCTCATCCTCTGGGCCTTCTCTCTATAGGAAGAAACACTCCAACGGGTCTGTTGTGCCACTGGAAGAAATTCTTAACCTTATTGAGGTTGCTTCTGATGCTCCTAAGAAAAAAACTGGTTACTTTTCTGCACCTTCACAGCTGGAACCAGAGGATCACTTTATTGTTCCACCACATCTGGAGAATGAAGTTCGGCAACAGTTAAATGACTTAGAATCTGGAGCTGAAGATAGAGCTAGTACCCATGAAGAATTTGACACTGCTTTGTGA
- the PHLPP2 gene encoding PH domain leucine-rich repeat-containing protein phosphatase 2 isoform X3, which yields MDGQRPGPFLGPNGEGGPGPEPNRPNTSARGAAVRVLKRNMKRSGSKNCLSQKCCLGSREKEWLREDPSRGCIYVYGTDQTSSLYDLHVVLCTVDTTASEILLSEGTESLYVQLNGDLVRRLETQERPLHMIYKYLSDLGFRDTTRIQEEAAHSDLSCMIRFYNEKPSSLEQSDRILLSGVYNVRKGKTQLHKWAERMVVLCGTSLIVSSVKDCQTGKMHILSLVGGKVEEVKRRPHCLAFYSAEAQASTYHVSFDSAAEYQRWLRQATKVVSQRLSTVDLSCQSLEEIPEHLFYCRDITNLNLRHNFLQLHSEAGVTSLCRFSQLKVLNLSQNKLGDFPQELCEITTLTELNVSCNGLTLLPPQIGQMLSLQTLNLDGNYLTSLPEELGCLQQLSNLSLSFNNLNHVPPVFEKLCSVDKLYMAGNRIESLNLQTLNNMTHVKSIDLRMNDLTQVIGTLEGDDNIIQLDVRDNQLTTLDLRCLRNLEQLHCERNHLKELSLCGFSLRAVYASANRLSVVNAYMTPSQLVSLDLSRNCLISVPDWVCEAKKLEALDLSWNLLTELPLRVMGCPKLRQLLLGHNQLRNLPCPTDCILLESLNIQHNQLRHLPDFLFSVALNLRFLNVSANALESLPSMCSGEENGTRLQVLYLTNNQLTDQYVPFLTIHANLRILHMAYNQLETFPASKLNKLELLEELNLSGNRLKSIPSTVSNLKHLHTLIAHSNCISVFPEIFHLPHIQLVDLSCNNLMEIPAPDTLPPALQEMDLKGNSDLVLDHQLHDILSHIPNLKIDSKSLPNAEMTVPSFPWNYGLAEMSGQRNKLCVSSLAVSDFAEGVEALFGMFDGDKNEEVPRLLQCTMGDVLLEEVQQSNCDRTFMCHTFLVSHSWGLQARNSVLLPSCAILDTLHQSTATTSP from the exons aggaaCATGAAACGTAGTGGGAGTAAAAATTGCCTGAGTCAAAAGTGCTGTCTGGGGTCCAGAGAGAAAGAGTGGCTAAGAGAAGACCCCAGCAGAGGATGTATTTATGTCTATGGGACGGACCAGACTTCCTCCCTTTATGATCTGCATGTGGTGCTCTGCACTGTGGACACAACTGCCTCTGAGATCCTGCTGAGCGAAGGGACCGAGAGCCTATACGTGCAGCTCAATGGGGACCTAGTCAG GAGGTTAGAAACTCAAGAGCGACCTCTTCACATGATATACAAGTACCTGTCCGATCTGGGATTTCGGGACACTACTCGGATCCAGGAGGAGGCTGCCCACTCTGATCTTAGCTGCATGATTCGCTTTTATAATG AGAAACCAAGTTCTTTGGAGCAGTCAGATCGCATTTTGCTGTCTGGGGTGTATAACGTTCGCAAGGGAAAAACCCAGCTGCACAAGTGGGCCGAAAGAATGGTGGTTCTGTGTGGTACCAGCCTGATAGTATCATCGGTGAAGGACTGTCAGACAGGAAAGATGCACATTCTGTCCCTTGTAGGGGGCAAG GTAGAGGAGGTGAAGCGAAGACCACATTGCCTGGCCTTTTACTCTGCTGAAGCACAAGCTTCCACTTACCACGTCAGCTTTGATTCTGCAGCAGAGTACCAGAGGTGGCTCCGTCAGGCGACCAAA GTCGTATCTCAAAGACTGAGCACTGTAGATCTCTCGTGTCAAAGCCTGGAGGAGATTCCTGAGCACCTCTTCTACTGTCGGGACATTACCAACCTGAATCTCCGTCACAACTTTCTGCAACTGCACAGTGAAGCCGGAGTGACCAGTCTATGCAG GTTTTCACAGCTGAAAGTTCTGAATCTGTCACAGAACAAGCTGGGAGATTTCCCCCAGGAGTTATGCGAGATCACCACCCTCACAGAGCTCAACGTGTCGTGCAATGGGCTGACGCTCCTACCTCCCCAAATTGGGCAGATGCTCAG CCTTCAGACACTAAACCTTGATGGGAACTACCTGACTTCATTACCAGAGGAACTTGGATGTCTTCAGCAGCTCTCCAACTTGAGTTTATCATTTAACAATCTAAACCATGTACCCCCTGTATTTGAGAAACTTTGTTCAGTGGACAAATTATACATGGCCGGGAACCGTATAGAGTCTTTAAATCTTCAGACTttaaataacatgacacatgtgaAGTCCATAGATCTAAG GATGAATGATCTTACACAAGTCATTGGCACTTTGGAGGGAGATGACAACATCATTCAGCTTGATGTGCGAGATAACCAGCTGACAACACTGGACCTCAGATGCTTGAGGAATCTAGAACAATTGCACTGTGAACGAAACCATCTAAAGGAGCTGTCTCTATGCGGCTTCTCACTCAGAGCAGTTTATGCTTCTGCAAACC gGTTGAGCGTGGTAAATGCATACATGACTCCTTCCCAGCTGGTTTCATTAGACCTTTCCAG GAACTGCTTGATATCAGTGCCAGATTGGGTTTGTGAAGCCAAAAAGTTGGAAGCTCTAGATCTCAGTTGGAACCTATTAACAGAGTTGCCATTGAG AGTAATGGGGTGCCCTAAGCTGAGACAGCTGCTTCTTGGACATAACCAGTTGAGGAACCTACCGTGCCCTACTGACTGCATCCTCCTCGAAAGTCTGAATATCCAGCACAATCAACTGAGGCATCTTCCTGACTTCCTTTTCTCTGTAGCTTTAAA TCTCAGGTTTCTTAATGTATCTGCAAATGCATTGGAGTCCCTACCATCGATGTGTAGTGGAGAGGAAAATGGAACTAGGCTGCAAGTACTGTACTTAACTAACAACCAACTAACTGATCAGTATGTCCCATTCTTGACCATACATGCGAACCTCAGAATTCTGCATATGGCTTATAACCAACTGGAAACCTTCCCAGCTAG CAAACTAAACAAACTGGAACTCTTGGAAGAGCTGAACCTAAGTGGAAATCGCCTGAAGTCCATCCCCAGCACCGTATCTAACCTCAAACATCTGCACACCCTCATCGCTCACTCCAACTGTATCAGCGTGTTTCCTGAGATTTTCCATCTGCCACATATTCAG CTGGTTGACTTGAGCTGTAACAATCTGATGGAAATCCCGGCGCCCGATACCCTGCCACCTGCCCTGCAAGAGATGGACTTGAAAGGGAACAGTGACCTGGTTCTGGATCATCAGCTCCATGACATTTTAAG TCACATTCCCAACCTGAAAATTGACAGCAAGTCGCTACCTAATGCAGAGATGACGGTGCCATCCTTTCCCTGGAATTATGGCTTGGCTGAAATGTCTGGGCAAAGAAACAA GCTCTGTGTATCGTCTCTAGCTGTTAGTGATTTTGCAGAAGGGGTGGAGGCTCTCTTCGGCATGTTTGATGGAGACAAGAATGAGGAGGTTCCACgtctcctgcagtgcaccatgggAGATGTGCTTCTTGAAGAAGTGCAGCAATCCAACTGTGATAGGACCTTCATGTGCCACACCTTCCTGGTGTCTCATAG CTGGGGACTGCAGGCCAGAAACTCGGTTCTTCTGCCCTCTTGTGCTATATTGGACACACTGCACCAGAGCACAGCAACAACTTCTCCTTGA